From the Neobacillus sp. PS3-34 genome, the window ACTCTGTCCCCCGAAGGGGAACGTCCTGTCTCCAGGATTGTCAGAGGATGTCAAGACCTGGTAAGGTTCTTCGCGTTGCTTCGAATTAAACCACATGCTCCACCGCTTGTGCGGGCCCCGTCAATTCCTTTGAGTTTCAGCCTTGCGGCCGTACTCCCCAGGCGGAGTGCTTAATGCGTTAGCTGCAGCACTAAAGGGCGGAAACCCTCTAACACTTAGCACTCATCGTTTACGGCGTGGACTACCAGGGTATCTAATCCTGTTTGCTCCCCACGCTTTCGCGCCTCAGCGTCAGTTACAGACCAGAAAGTCGCCTTCGCCACTGGTGTTCCTCCACATCTCTACGCATTTCACCGCTACACGTGGAATTCCACTTTCCTCTTCTGTACTCAAGTCCCCCAGTTTCCAATGACCCTCCACGGTTGAGCCGTGGGCTTTCACATCAGACTTAAAGGACCGCCTGCGCGCGCTTTACGCCCAATAATTCCGGACAACGCTTGCCACCTACGTATTACCGCGGCTGCTGGCACGTAGTTAGCCGTGGCTTTCTGGTTAGGTACCGTCAAGGTACCGGCAGTTACTCCGATACTTGTTCTTCCCTAACAACAGAGCTTTACGACCCGAAGGCCTTCATCGCTCACGCGGCGTTGCTCCGTCAGACTTTCGTCCATTGCGGAAGATTCCCTACTGCTGCCTCCCGTAGGAGTCTGGCCGTGTCTCAGTCCCAGTGTGGCCGATCACCCTCTCAGGTCGGCTACGCATCGTCGCCTTGGTGAGCCGTTACCTCACCAACTAGCTAATGCGCCGCGTGCCATCTGTAAGTGACAGCCGAAACCGTCTTTCAGCTTTCCCTCATGAGAGGAAAAGGATTATCCGGTATTAGCTCCGGTTTCCCGAAGTTATCCCAGTCTTACAGGCAGGTTGCCCACGTGTTACTCACCCGTCCGCCGCTGATCACCGAAGTGATCCGCTCGACTTGCATGTATTAGGCACGCCGCCAGCGTTCGTCCTGAGCCAGGATCAAACTCTCCAATAAAGAGTGAGTGATTAGCTCATAAAGTTACGTTGGCAAATTCCGACGATCAAGATCGTCTTCATTTGGTCTTGCTTGTTTTGTTGACATTTTTGTTTGTTTAGTTTTCAAGGATCAATTCGTCCAACCGCCCAAAAGCGACTTTATAAATATAACATTTCAAGTTATCATTGTCAACAACTTTTTAATGTTATCAACCGGTGTGCACCAGCGACTTTTAATATATTACTTGATGTCTGCCTATTGGTCAACCCTTTTTCGTAAAAAGATTTTATTTTAATATTTAAAGAGTATTTCCCTCCTATATAATAAAAAAATTCCGCTGTTAATCCAACGGAAAAGAGATAAGGCGCAGGTTATTTAGATTACCCATTTCTGAATAGCTGCTAAAGCAACAAGGCCAGGGATACCGAGAAACCCTGAAACCGCTGAGGTCGCAAAATTAATAGGTACATGAATCCCATATCTGCTGCCGGCCGCATTCAAAAAGAATAAAAGCAAGGCTCCTATCAACAGCTTCACGGCCGCCTGTCCAACCATTCTTAACGGTTTAAACGGGGCTCCTGAAAAAAGCAGTAACAATATTAGACCCCCTAAAACGGAGATCACCATGATTGGTTCCAAAAAAGCTATCCCCCTCCTATGTAACTTGTACTAATAATGTATGTACAAGTTTGTAAAAAAGACCTGGAGAGGAATAGCTTTTATTATCTGTTTAATGTAATGTTTCTGTGTTTCGCTTCTTTAAAGAGAAAAAAATATTTCGCTTCTGCCAGCTTTGACTGGCAGATAACCTCTTCAGAAGGGTCAAAGCTTTTTTCCAAAAGCATTTTCTGCTGCTGCCATTCACATTTAAAATCATTCATATGCTGAAGCAGCTTTTCGTCATATTCTTTACGAAGCCAGCCCTTACGGCGAAAAAACATGATTGTTTACCCCCGGTTTTATTATATTTCCCTTCTGCCTTCCAGCGCCTTGGAGAGGGTAACTTCATCAGCGTACTCCAAGTCACCGCCTACCGGCAATCCATGTGCAATTCTCGTTATCTTGATTCCTGACGGCTTAAGCAGGCGGGAAATATACATGGCCGTAGCTTCTCCCTCGATATTCGGATTGGTTGCGAGGATAACCTCCTGCACGGTTTCATCCTGCAGGCGCTTTAATAAATTGGGAATATTAATATCCTCGGCGCCGATTCCATCCATTGGTGAAATCGCTCCCTGCAGGACGTGATACAGCCCGTTGTACTCTCTCATTTTTTCCATGGCGATTACATCCTTCGGATCCTGTACTACGCAAATGACAGTACGGTCCTTGCGTTGATCTTCACAGATATAGCAAGGGTCCTGGTCTGTAATATGTCCGCAAACAGAGCAGTACGTCAGATTCCTTTTGGCGTTGACGAGAGCTTTGGCAAAATCAAGGACGGTGTCCTCTTTCATGCTTAGAACGAAAAAAGCCAGACGTGCCGCCGTTTTGGCCGATACCTGGCAATTTCATAAAGCTGTCAATCAGCTTCGATATCGGTTCAGGATAATGCATATGTTTTATTCCCCCTAGAACATCCCTGGAAGATTCATTCCTTTAGTGAATTGTCCCATCGTATTGTTCGTTAATTCATCAATCTTTTTCAATGCATCATTTGTAGCTGCCAAAACAAGGTCTTGAAGCATATCTACATCATCCGGGTCTACTGCTTCCGGGTTGATTTTTACTTCTACAACTTCCTTATGGCCTGTCATAGTAATCGTAACCATGCCGCCGCCAGCAGTTCCTTCAATTTGCTTATCCCCTAAATCCTTCTGAGCTTCTTCCATTTGCTTTTGCATTTTTTGCATTTGTTTCATCATGTTTTGCATATTACCCATTCCGCCACGCATCATTTAACTTCAGCCTCCAATATTTTTTAAAATAGATGTGCCTGATATACTGATCAATCAACTACTTCAACAAAATCAGCACCAAATAGTTTTTTTGCCTCGGACACAAGAGGTTCTTCCTCTTTAGCCGTCTCACCGCTTTCATAGCCGTCAGCCTGCTGGCTTTGTAAGAAGCTCTCTCTGATAGCAATCCACGGTTCTTCCGGAATGCCCAGAACCGCAAGCCGGTTTCCTGTTAGCTCCTGAATGGCAGCTGTGACCGTTTCAATAAAGCGCTGGTTATCCATCGCCATTTGGCAGTGGATTTCATGTTTAAATTTAATAATAAAAGCAGAGGATGATGCCGCAACCGGCTCCGCCTCATTCAAAAGTGCTGAATGGGACTTCATGAGCCTTCCCAGCATAATACCCCACTGGCTTTTCACTTGATTTAAGTCATTCTTCGTTGCCTGTTTCAATATTTCATTTATTTTTCCAACAGGCGCCTGAAATCCTTTTCGAGAGGTTCTTGGTGCTGCCTTTTGAACTGACGGTGCTTGCTCCTGGACTGCTGCAACCCCGTTTGCCCGCAAATCTTTCAATTCGCCTTCGAGCTGCTCAATTCGATTGATCAGTTTGCTTATATCGCCAGGGGAAGCTTGTTCAGATCCCACTGCCTCCATCTGGCACAGCTTGACGATTGCCACCTCCAAAAATATTCTTGGATGGTTGGTCCAGCGCATTTCCTGCTGGGTCTTATTCAAGACATCGATCAGCTGATAAATTTGTTCATAGGATACATCCTCAGCAAGCTCACGGAACTCATCATCAAGCATGACCCTTTCGAGCGATTCCTCAAGAGCAGGTGCCGTTTTATACAGCAGCATATCCCGGTAAAAAAGGATAAAATCTTCAATAAAACGCGATGGATCTTTTCCGTGGTATAGCAATTCGTCTAACGCTTCCAGCCCGCTTGCGACATCCTTCTCTTCAATAGCACGAGCTAATTTGTTTAAGAACCCCTGTGAAACCGAACCAGTTACAGTTAAAGCATCTTCTTCTGTCACCTTATCCTGGCTGAACGAGATCGCCTGATCCAATAAACTCAACGCATCCCGCATTCCGCCCTCGGCTGCTCTGGCGATGATCTGCAGAGGCCGCTCATCGCATTGAACACCAGATTCCTCAGCAATAAGCTTCATCCGTTTGACAATTGCCTGTGCCGTAATTCGCTTAAAATCAAAGCGCTGGCATCTGGAGATAATCGTAAGTGGTATTTTATGAGGCTCTGTTGTCGCCAGTATGAACATGACATGCTTTGGCGGCTCTTCCAGCGTTTTTAACAATGCGTTAAATGCCCCAATGGAAAGCATATGCACCTCGTCAATAATATACACCTTATATTTCACTGAGCTGGGCGCATATTTGACTTTATCGCGGATATCACGAATTTCTTCTACGCCATTGTTGGATGCAGCATCAATTTCAATCACATCGGAAATCGACCCATCCGTAATTCCGCGGCATGAGGCACATTCATTGCAAGGCTCTTGAATCGGAGCCCTTTCACAGTTGACGGCTTTAGCCAATATCTTAGCGGCACTTGTCTTTCCCGTACCCCTTGCCGGAAAAAAGATAAGCATGTGATATTTTCTGTTGAAGCAGGGCATTCTGCAATGTCTGTGTCACATGTTCCTGGCCCACTACATCTATAAATTGCTGAGGACGCCAAACACGATATAATGCTTGATAAGCCATTTGACATTGCCCCCTTCCTCATTGTTATCTTCCCTATTATAACGTATCTATTTTCTTTTTTACAAAATGAAAATAGATTATTTCTTTCTATGTTTGTAATATCAAAAAAACCCATTCCTTTATCAGGAATGAGTTTTATTATAAATTATAACTGCCGTGCACCTTCCCTTGACTGACACCCATAGGCGTTACTTAAGCAGTTAGCTCGGCCAGGCAACCCTGCGGCACATGGGAGCGTCCACTTAATGCTGCTTCCTTCCGGATCTGACATGGTTCATGGATTCCCATTGCGCAGGACCCGGGCGTCAACACCACTTACTTAAGGCAGCCCTACAGTATGACAGCCTCAGGAAGGGATTCAGCCTCGCTGGAGCGGATTGCGAGTACAGGGCACCGCTACCTCCCCGCCTAGCACGGCAAAATTGATACCAAATATTAAGGCGCCATATCTGACGCTTTTTTAGTATACTAAGAATCACTTTAAAAAGCAATGTTTATTAGCTGTCAATTCCTGTATCCTTATCCAGTTCCATTTGCTTTCGTTCCTTTTTTTCCCGTTTCTTTCGTTCTCTTAAGGACCTGAAAAATTCTGATAGCATTAAGCCGCATTCTTCTCCAAGGACACCCGCCGTCACTTCACTACGGTGATTAAAACGTTCATCTTCCAAAAGGTTCATCAGTGTGCCCGCACAGCCGCCCTTAGGGTCTGCCGCACCGAATACTACCCGTTTAATCCTTGAGAGGATAATCGCTCCAGAGCACATTGGACACGGTTCAAGTGTTACATATAAAATAGCGTCTTCAAGCCGCCAGGTACCGAGCTCTTTGCAGGCGCGGTCGATCGCAAGCAGTTCAGCATGGGCAATCGCATTTTGCTCACACTCCCTTAAATTATGGCCCTGCGCAATGATCCTATTCCCCAAAACAATGACCGCACCGATAGGCACTTCATTTAAGCTTAATGCTTTTTCAGCTTCCTTTATAGCCTCCCGCATAAAATATTCATCATTATTCATATCTAATTCCATTCAATAACCACCCTTTAAGCTAGAAGGGATCCATTTTCCCCGGGACCGAAATTTATGAACATTATATCATTAATTTCTCTGCACATTCATAAAATGGAGGTAGCATATATGTGCCCAAGGAGGGAAGAAAATGCAAATTCATGTTGTACAGAGTGGCCAATCATTGGCAAGCATCGCCAGAATTTACGGAACCACAACAGCAGACCTCATTGAAGCGAATGATATACCAAACCCCAATAATCTTGTCATTGGACAGACATTGGTCGTTCCGATTGTAGGCAGGTTTTATTTTGTGAAACAAGGCGATAGCTTGTTTTCCATTGCAAAAAAATTCGCCTTACAGCCCAGCAGCTTGCGTCTGTTAATAGGATTTCCGCTAACCAGCCTCTTCAAACAGGCTTTAGACTATATATACCGCCGGCTAAAAAAAGAAAAGGAGAGTTCAACGGCTATGTTGAGCCCCGGGGCACTACTGTCTCCCCGTCACTTGAAAACAGTGCCAGAGAGGCAGCCCCTTACTTAACCTACCTTGCCCCTTTCAGCTTTCAGGCAAAAAGAGATGGGACTTTAAAGCCTCCGCTCCTGAATAACTTTCCGGCCATTGCCCGCGCCAATAATAATGTACTAATGATGGTTATCAATAACCAGGAAAATGACCAATTTAACGATGAACTGGGACGAATTCTATTAACAGATATGGCTATACAGGATAAATTTCTAAATAATATTGTTTCCACTGCCAAAAAATATGGTTTCAAGGATATCCACTTTGATTTTGAATATTTGCGCCCTGCTGACCGGGAGGCATATAACCGCTTTCTTCGCAAAGCCAGAGACCGCTTTAAGCAGGAAGGCTGGCTGATGTCCACCGCCCTCGCGCCAAAGACAAGTGCCGGACAAAAAGGGAAATGGTATGAAGGACATGATTACAAAGCACATGGAGAAATTGTCGACTTTGTTGTCATCATGACTTACGAATGGGGATACAGTGGAGGTCCCGCCATGGCTGTTTCTCCCATTGGACCAGTCAGAAAGGTGCTTGACTATGCCATTACAGAAATTCCATCCAATAAAATTATGATGGGACAAAATTTATATGGATATGATTGGACGCTTCCTTTCGTCCAGGGATCTGTCGCTAAAGCTGTCAGCCCCCAGCAGGCCATCCAGCTTGCCGCAAAATACAATGTGCCGATTCAATATGATACAAAGGCACAGGCACCTTTTTTTCATTATACGGACGAAAGTGGAAAACGGCATGAAGTCTGGTTTGAGGATGCCCGTTCCATCCAGGCAAAATTTGATTTAATTAAAGAGCTGAATTTAAGAGGGATGAGCTATTGGAAGCTTGGCCTTGCCTTTCCGCAAAATTGGCTGTTAATCGCGGAGAATTTTGATGTTGTAAAACGCCCAACCTAACACTTTTATTTTTTTCTCTGAAAAACTGCCATCCTTCGGCAGTTTTTTCAATTTTTCTACATGAAATGACTTCCTTCTTAATATTCCATATCCTTTCCTGTTGAGATTATGATAAAATATTTTCTGTGTCATTTAGAACTTGGACGGAAGTAACCATTAACAATAAAGACACCAATGATTAGAAGAAAGTGCCGGCAGACGGAGAAGGAGGACGCGCGCAATGGGGGACACACCCTTTATTACCGTTGAAGGACCGATTGGTGTTGGCAAAACATCTCTCGCAAAAGCAATTTCGGAACAATTTCATTTTGCACTTTTAAAGGAAATTGTTGATGAAAACCCATTCCTCGGAAAATTCTATGAGGACATCGATGAATGGAGCTTTCAGACGGAAATGTTCTTTCTGTGCAATCGCTTTAAGCAATTAGGCGATATTAACACTCACTATCTAAGTAAAAATCAATCGGTTGTAGCCGATTACCATATTTTTAAAAATCTTATCTTTGCCCAGCGGACCTTGAAGGATGAAGAGTATCAAAAATATTATAAAATCTATCAAATCCTGACAGAGGATATGCCAAAGCCAAATGTGATCATCTATTTGCATGCAAGCCTTGATACGCTTCTAAAGCGGATTGAAATGAGAGGCCGTGAAATCGAAAAGAAAATCAGCCCGCTTTATTTAGAGCAGCTTTCCCTCGATTATGATGAAGCGATTACGAGCTTTGAGAAAATGCATCCGGAAATTCCGGTCCTGCGATTCAATGGTGACGAAATGGATTTTGTTAAGAACCAGGAAGACTTTAACAGCATTATGGAAAAGCTGACATTATCATTAAAGCAAAGCAGCTGGACAAATACTTTATAAGACGAGGGGGATGTTAGTGAGTATCGTTATTGGCGGAATGATTGGTCTGGGAAAAACAAGTGTAGCCGATATACTAAATGATCATTTTCAAAGCAAAGGCATAGAGAGTAAGGTTTTCTATGAAACGGTTGATGACAATCCGATTCTGCCTCTCTATTATGAATTGACTGACGAAGAATTGGATGCAAAAAGAATTCCTTTCCTATTGCAGCTTTTCTTTTTAAATAAACGGTTTAAGACAGTAAAAGAATGCATTACTTGGAATGATCCTTTATATACGATCCAGGATCGCTCAATTTATGAAGACTGGTATTTTGCCCTTGTGAATAAAAATCTTGGCAGGATTTCCGAGCTTGAATTCAGAATCTATGAAGACCTTGTAGCAAACATGATGGAAGAGTTGAACGAGCTTCCAAAGAAAGCACCTGACTTGATGGTATATTTAAAAGGTTCCTTTGATACGGTAATTGACAGGATTATGGCACGCGGAAGAAGCTTTGAAATCAATCCGCAGTTAAAGGAGTATTACTTCGAGGTGTGGAAGGGCTATGATGAGTGGGTTATTAATCATTACGATGCCAGTGAAGTACTAATCATCAACATGGATAACACCGATGTCGTCAATCGCCCTGATGATGCTATAAGGGTCTGCCGCGATGTTGAAATGAAATTAAAAGAAATTCTAGGAGCAACAGCACATATTGGCTAAAGCCAGTATGTGTTTTTTTGTAGGCTGTTTTCTAAAAGATTATTGTTTTTAATAGTAGTTGATTTCCGCTTCAGGATGCTCGCTTTCCGCGGGGTGGGCGGTGAGCCTCCTCGTAGCTCAAGCGACTGCGGGTTCTCACCTGTCCCACTGCCCCCAGGAGTCTCGCACCTTCCGCTCCAATCAACTTCTTTAGCAACCATCTGATTCACTCTAAATAGCAACAAAGTACACTAAAACAGCCTTTTTGTAAGAAAAGCGGAAACGCCTGTTGAGCTAGACACCAGTACTATTAGAAAATTTAACCACATATAAAAAACCCGCTGTCAGTTAAGCCAGCGGGTTTTATCTCCAGTTATTATGCGCGTAAGTAAATCATTTTAGTAAAAAATGGAGGAGGAAGAGGGATTCGAACCCCCGCGCGGTATGACCCGCCTGTCGGTTTTCAAGACCGATCCCTTCAGCCAGACTTGGGTATTCCTCCGTTTCGACATATATTAATTTACCACATATATTTTTGAGTGTCAACAAAATAAATAACTTTTTTAAAAAAAAGATTTTCGCATCAGCAGAAGGCAGAATTCCTCCCGCTGATGCGATTATTTTTTATGGCCTGATTGCTTCCTTGTTACCCATATATGGACGGAGTACATCCGGAATGATGACACTTCCGTCAGCCTGCTGGTAGTTTTCCAAAATAGCTGCAACTGTTCTTCCTATCGCAAGCCCAGAACCATTTAATGTGTGAACATGCTCCGGTTTTGCCTTCGGATCGCGGCGGAAACGAATATTCGCCCTGCGAGCCTGGAAAGCTTCAAAATTACTGCAAGAAGAAATTTCCCGGTATGTTCCATAGCTTGGGATCCATACTTCTATATCGTACTTCTTTGCGGCTGTAAAACCAAGATCGCCTGTGCACATGCTTAGTACTCGGTAAGGAAGCTTCAGAAGCTGCAGCACTCTCTCAGCATCTCCTGTTAGCTTTTCCAATTCCTCATAAGAATCTTCAGGTTTTACGAATTTAACAAGCTCAACCTTGTTAAATTGGTGCTGGCGGATAAGCCCGCGTGTATCACGTCCTGCAGAACCCGCCTCAGAACGGAAACATGCGCTGAAGGCTGCATATCGGATTGGAAGATCTTCTCCGCGTAAAATTTCATCCCTATGCAAATTCGTCACTGGCACTTCCGCTGTCGGGATAAGGAAATAATCCTCACTTTCGATTAAGAAGGCATCCTCTTCAAATTTTGGAAGCTGTCCAGTGCCTGTCATGCTTGCACGGTTCACCAGGTATGGCGGCAGCACTTCCGTATAGCCGTGTTCATCAGAATGGAGGTCCATCATGAAATTGATTAATGCCCTCTCCAGCCGTGCTCCAAGTCCCTTATAAAACACAAAGCGGCTACCAGTTACTTTGGCTGCGCGTTCGAAATCGAGAATATCCAGTCCATCCGCTACATCCCAGTGCGGCTTAGCTTCGAATTCAAATTCGCGGATTTCTCCCCATTTCCTTACTTCAATATTATCATCTTCAGATTCGCCTATTGGAACGCTCTCATGAGGGATATTCGGGATACTCAGCATTAACTGCTCAAGCGTATCCTCCACACCACGAAGTTCATCATCAAGAACCTTGATGCGGTCACCCACCTCC encodes:
- a CDS encoding pro-sigmaK processing inhibitor BofA family protein — encoded protein: MEPIMVISVLGGLILLLLFSGAPFKPLRMVGQAAVKLLIGALLLFFLNAAGSRYGIHVPINFATSAVSGFLGIPGLVALAAIQKWVI
- a CDS encoding YaaL family protein, with protein sequence MFFRRKGWLRKEYDEKLLQHMNDFKCEWQQQKMLLEKSFDPSEEVICQSKLAEAKYFFLFKEAKHRNITLNR
- a CDS encoding YbaB/EbfC family nucleoid-associated protein is translated as MMRGGMGNMQNMMKQMQKMQKQMEEAQKDLGDKQIEGTAGGGMVTITMTGHKEVVEVKINPEAVDPDDVDMLQDLVLAATNDALKKIDELTNNTMGQFTKGMNLPGMF
- the tadA gene encoding tRNA adenosine(34) deaminase TadA, whose amino-acid sequence is MNNDEYFMREAIKEAEKALSLNEVPIGAVIVLGNRIIAQGHNLRECEQNAIAHAELLAIDRACKELGTWRLEDAILYVTLEPCPMCSGAIILSRIKRVVFGAADPKGGCAGTLMNLLEDERFNHRSEVTAGVLGEECGLMLSEFFRSLRERKKREKKERKQMELDKDTGIDS
- a CDS encoding deoxynucleoside kinase, yielding MGDTPFITVEGPIGVGKTSLAKAISEQFHFALLKEIVDENPFLGKFYEDIDEWSFQTEMFFLCNRFKQLGDINTHYLSKNQSVVADYHIFKNLIFAQRTLKDEEYQKYYKIYQILTEDMPKPNVIIYLHASLDTLLKRIEMRGREIEKKISPLYLEQLSLDYDEAITSFEKMHPEIPVLRFNGDEMDFVKNQEDFNSIMEKLTLSLKQSSWTNTL
- a CDS encoding deoxynucleoside kinase — translated: MSIVIGGMIGLGKTSVADILNDHFQSKGIESKVFYETVDDNPILPLYYELTDEELDAKRIPFLLQLFFLNKRFKTVKECITWNDPLYTIQDRSIYEDWYFALVNKNLGRISELEFRIYEDLVANMMEELNELPKKAPDLMVYLKGSFDTVIDRIMARGRSFEINPQLKEYYFEVWKGYDEWVINHYDASEVLIINMDNTDVVNRPDDAIRVCRDVEMKLKEILGATAHIG
- the serS gene encoding serine--tRNA ligase → MLDVKHLRANFEEVKNLLQHRGEDLTDFGKFEELDRQRRDLIVEAEQLKSKRNEVSQQVATFKREKKDADHLIAEMREVGDRIKVLDDELRGVEDTLEQLMLSIPNIPHESVPIGESEDDNIEVRKWGEIREFEFEAKPHWDVADGLDILDFERAAKVTGSRFVFYKGLGARLERALINFMMDLHSDEHGYTEVLPPYLVNRASMTGTGQLPKFEEDAFLIESEDYFLIPTAEVPVTNLHRDEILRGEDLPIRYAAFSACFRSEAGSAGRDTRGLIRQHQFNKVELVKFVKPEDSYEELEKLTGDAERVLQLLKLPYRVLSMCTGDLGFTAAKKYDIEVWIPSYGTYREISSCSNFEAFQARRANIRFRRDPKAKPEHVHTLNGSGLAIGRTVAAILENYQQADGSVIIPDVLRPYMGNKEAIRP